A genomic window from Haliaeetus albicilla chromosome 10, bHalAlb1.1, whole genome shotgun sequence includes:
- the SIAH1 gene encoding E3 ubiquitin-protein ligase SIAH1 isoform X1 produces MTGRPASSFRQSWKGALCACLPGSKTSKGKEMSRQTATALPTGTSKCTPSQRVPALTGTTASNNDLASLFECPVCFDYVLPPILQCQSGHLVCSNCRPKLTCCPTCRGPLGSIRNLAMEKVANSVLFPCKYASSGCEITLPHTEKADHEELCEFRPYSCPCPGASCKWQGSLDAVMPHLMHQHKSITTLQGEDIVFLATDINLPGAVDWVMMQSCFGFHFMLVLEKQEKYDGHQQFFAIVQLIGTRKQAENFAYRLELNGHRRRLTWEATPRSIHEGIATAIMNSDCLVFDTSIAQLFAENGNLGINVTISMC; encoded by the exons ATGACGGGGAGACCTGCCTCCAGCTTTCGCCAGTCGTGGAAGGGAGCCTTGTGTGCGTGCTTGCCGGGAAGTAAAACCAGCAAGGGGAAAG AAATGAGCCGTCAGACTGCTACAGCACTACCTACAGGTACTTCAAAGTGTACGCCATCACAGAGGGTGCCTGCACTGACTGGCACTACAGCTTCCAATAATGACTTGGCTAGTCTCTTTGAGTGTCCTGTGTGTTTTGACTATGTGCTGCCACCAATTCTTCAGTGTCAGAGTGGCCATCTTGTTTGTAGCAACTGTCGCCCCAAACTTACGTGCTGTCCAACTTGCCGAGGCCCGTTGGGCTCCATTCGTAACCTGGCTATGGAGAAAGTTGCCAATTCTGTACTATTCCCATGTAAATATGCCTCTTCTGGATGTGAGATAACTTTGccacacacagaaaaagcagaccATGAGGAGTTGTGTGAGTTTAGGCCTTATTCCTGTCCATGTCCTGGTGCTTCATGTAAATGGCAAGGTTCTCTGGATGCTGTAATGCCACATCTGATGCATCAACATAAGTCAATTACAACACTTCAGGGAGAAGATATAGTGTTCCTTGCTACAGACATTAATCTTCCTGGTGCTGTTGACTGGGTTATGATGCAGTCTTGTTTTGGCTTTCATTTCATGTTAGTATtggagaaacaggaaaaatatgatGGTCACCAGCAGTTCTTTGCAATTGTACAGCTGATAGGAACACGCAAGCAAGCAGAAAACTTTGCTTATCGACTTGAGTTAAATGGTCATAGGCGGCGATTGACTTGGGAAGCAACTCCTCGATCTATTCATGAGGGAATTGCAACAGCCATTATGAATAGTGACTGTCTAGTCTTTGACACCAGCATTGCACAGCTCTTTGCAGAAAATGGCAATTTAGGCATCAATGTAACTATATCCATGTGTTGA
- the SIAH1 gene encoding E3 ubiquitin-protein ligase SIAH1 isoform X2 yields MSRQTATALPTGTSKCTPSQRVPALTGTTASNNDLASLFECPVCFDYVLPPILQCQSGHLVCSNCRPKLTCCPTCRGPLGSIRNLAMEKVANSVLFPCKYASSGCEITLPHTEKADHEELCEFRPYSCPCPGASCKWQGSLDAVMPHLMHQHKSITTLQGEDIVFLATDINLPGAVDWVMMQSCFGFHFMLVLEKQEKYDGHQQFFAIVQLIGTRKQAENFAYRLELNGHRRRLTWEATPRSIHEGIATAIMNSDCLVFDTSIAQLFAENGNLGINVTISMC; encoded by the coding sequence ATGAGCCGTCAGACTGCTACAGCACTACCTACAGGTACTTCAAAGTGTACGCCATCACAGAGGGTGCCTGCACTGACTGGCACTACAGCTTCCAATAATGACTTGGCTAGTCTCTTTGAGTGTCCTGTGTGTTTTGACTATGTGCTGCCACCAATTCTTCAGTGTCAGAGTGGCCATCTTGTTTGTAGCAACTGTCGCCCCAAACTTACGTGCTGTCCAACTTGCCGAGGCCCGTTGGGCTCCATTCGTAACCTGGCTATGGAGAAAGTTGCCAATTCTGTACTATTCCCATGTAAATATGCCTCTTCTGGATGTGAGATAACTTTGccacacacagaaaaagcagaccATGAGGAGTTGTGTGAGTTTAGGCCTTATTCCTGTCCATGTCCTGGTGCTTCATGTAAATGGCAAGGTTCTCTGGATGCTGTAATGCCACATCTGATGCATCAACATAAGTCAATTACAACACTTCAGGGAGAAGATATAGTGTTCCTTGCTACAGACATTAATCTTCCTGGTGCTGTTGACTGGGTTATGATGCAGTCTTGTTTTGGCTTTCATTTCATGTTAGTATtggagaaacaggaaaaatatgatGGTCACCAGCAGTTCTTTGCAATTGTACAGCTGATAGGAACACGCAAGCAAGCAGAAAACTTTGCTTATCGACTTGAGTTAAATGGTCATAGGCGGCGATTGACTTGGGAAGCAACTCCTCGATCTATTCATGAGGGAATTGCAACAGCCATTATGAATAGTGACTGTCTAGTCTTTGACACCAGCATTGCACAGCTCTTTGCAGAAAATGGCAATTTAGGCATCAATGTAACTATATCCATGTGTTGA